In the Erythrolamprus reginae isolate rEryReg1 chromosome 13, rEryReg1.hap1, whole genome shotgun sequence genome, one interval contains:
- the ZBTB7B gene encoding zinc finger and BTB domain-containing protein 7B isoform X2, with translation MGSPEDDLIGIPFPEHSSELLAHLNEQRRRGMLCDVTLRAQGREYQSHRAVLAACSRYFQRLFAGPGMSVCELDFVGADALGALLDFAYTATLTISTGSLCEVLRAARILEIPCVIAACVEILQGNGLEAPVPDDAARERARRYLEAFGTLPNMEGDLAEPLTCPAPRRSRKTRKFLQAKGSRLNNHIAEVSPSLSPSSTGTQERPSPPSQASPAPAFSHPREEEEEGAMSLSRAFPFPYGLSPEDLGSDDEPTDQEILNYMRRLNPEGLPVGLEPPDKLVRKRRSQMPQECPVCHKIIHGAGKLPRHMRTHTGEKPFACDVCGVRFTRNDKLKIHMRKHTGERPYSCPHCAARFLHSYDLKNHLHLHTGARPYECCLCHKAFAKDDHLQRHLKGQNCLEVRTRRRRRGPDPESDSLAPAGIPLPSAPLSLTNGRAEELHHYWPTGAAPISPAPKEEEEEEEEEEGAIEGLQSDVPMAEVQTA, from the exons ATGGGTAGCCCGGAAGACGACCTGATCGGCATACCTTTCCCGGAACACAGCAGCGAACTACTGGCTCACTTGAACGAGCAGCGGCGACGAGGGATGCTGTGCGACGTCACCCTCCGAGCGCAGGGACGCGAGTACCAAAGTCACCGGGCGGTCTTGGCCGCCTGCAGCCGCTACTTCCAGAGGCTTTTTGCCGGGCCCGGCATGTCCGTGTGCGAGCTGGATTTCGTCGGGGCCGACGCCTTGGGGGCCCTGCTGGACTTCGCCTACACCGCCACCCTGACCATCAGCACGGGCAGCCTCTGCGAGGTGCTGCGGGCCGCCCGGATCCTGGAGATCCCGTGCGTCATCGCCGCCTGCGTGGAGATCCTGCAAGGGAACGGTTTGGAGGCTCCTGTGCCGGATGACGCCGCTCGGGAACGCGCCCGGCGTTACCTGGAAGCCTTCGGCACCCTGCCCAACATGGAAGGGGACCTGGCCGAGCCCCTCACCTGCCCGGCTCCCCGCCGTAGCAGGAAAACACGCAAGTTCCTGCAAGCCAAAGGGTCGCGGCTCAACAACCACATCGCGGAGGTGTCGCCGTCGTTGTCGCCGTCGTCCACGGGAACTCAGGAACGCCCCAGTCCGCCCAGCCAGGCGTCCCCTGCCCCAGCGTTTAGCCACCCccgtgaggaagaggaggagggggccaTGTCCCTCTCACGCGCCTTTCCCTTCCCGTACGGCCTCTCCCCAGAAGACCTGGGTTCAGACGACGAGCCGACGGATCAGGAGATCCTAAACTACATGCGTCGGCTGAACCCGGAGGGGCTGCCTGTGGGTCTCGAACCGCCGGACAAGCTGGTACGCAAACGGCGCTCGCAGATGCCCCAGGAGTGTCCCGTCTGTCACAAGATTATCCACGGGGCGGGCAAGCTACCTCGTCACATGCGGACCCACACCGGGGAGAAGCCCTTCGCCTGTGACGTGTGTGGCGTCCGTTTTACCAG gAACGACAAACTCAAGATCCACATGCGCAAACACACCGGCGAACGCCCCTATTCCTGCCCGCACTGCGCGGCGCGCTTCCTGCACAGCTACGACCTGAAAAACCACCTCCACTTGCACACGGGTGCCCGCCCCTACGAGTGCTGCCTCTGCCACAAGGCCTTCGCCAAGGACGACCACCTCCAGCGCCACCTGAAGGGCCAGAACTGCCTGGAAGTTCGGACCAGGCGCCGGCGGAGGGGCCCTGACCCGGAGAGTGATTCCCTGGCACCCGCCGGCATCCCTCTGCCCTCTGCTCCACTCAGCTTGACAAACGGCCGCGCGGAGGAGCTGCACCACTACTGGCCCACGGGGGCGGCCCCCATATCGCCCGcccccaaagaggaagaggaggaggaagaggaggaagaaggggccATCGAGGGGTTACAGAGCGACGTCCCGATGGCAGAGGTCCAGACGGCGTGA
- the ZBTB7B gene encoding zinc finger and BTB domain-containing protein 7B isoform X1, whose protein sequence is MGIGWGEAMGSPEDDLIGIPFPEHSSELLAHLNEQRRRGMLCDVTLRAQGREYQSHRAVLAACSRYFQRLFAGPGMSVCELDFVGADALGALLDFAYTATLTISTGSLCEVLRAARILEIPCVIAACVEILQGNGLEAPVPDDAARERARRYLEAFGTLPNMEGDLAEPLTCPAPRRSRKTRKFLQAKGSRLNNHIAEVSPSLSPSSTGTQERPSPPSQASPAPAFSHPREEEEEGAMSLSRAFPFPYGLSPEDLGSDDEPTDQEILNYMRRLNPEGLPVGLEPPDKLVRKRRSQMPQECPVCHKIIHGAGKLPRHMRTHTGEKPFACDVCGVRFTRNDKLKIHMRKHTGERPYSCPHCAARFLHSYDLKNHLHLHTGARPYECCLCHKAFAKDDHLQRHLKGQNCLEVRTRRRRRGPDPESDSLAPAGIPLPSAPLSLTNGRAEELHHYWPTGAAPISPAPKEEEEEEEEEEGAIEGLQSDVPMAEVQTA, encoded by the exons gTGAAGCAATGGGTAGCCCGGAAGACGACCTGATCGGCATACCTTTCCCGGAACACAGCAGCGAACTACTGGCTCACTTGAACGAGCAGCGGCGACGAGGGATGCTGTGCGACGTCACCCTCCGAGCGCAGGGACGCGAGTACCAAAGTCACCGGGCGGTCTTGGCCGCCTGCAGCCGCTACTTCCAGAGGCTTTTTGCCGGGCCCGGCATGTCCGTGTGCGAGCTGGATTTCGTCGGGGCCGACGCCTTGGGGGCCCTGCTGGACTTCGCCTACACCGCCACCCTGACCATCAGCACGGGCAGCCTCTGCGAGGTGCTGCGGGCCGCCCGGATCCTGGAGATCCCGTGCGTCATCGCCGCCTGCGTGGAGATCCTGCAAGGGAACGGTTTGGAGGCTCCTGTGCCGGATGACGCCGCTCGGGAACGCGCCCGGCGTTACCTGGAAGCCTTCGGCACCCTGCCCAACATGGAAGGGGACCTGGCCGAGCCCCTCACCTGCCCGGCTCCCCGCCGTAGCAGGAAAACACGCAAGTTCCTGCAAGCCAAAGGGTCGCGGCTCAACAACCACATCGCGGAGGTGTCGCCGTCGTTGTCGCCGTCGTCCACGGGAACTCAGGAACGCCCCAGTCCGCCCAGCCAGGCGTCCCCTGCCCCAGCGTTTAGCCACCCccgtgaggaagaggaggagggggccaTGTCCCTCTCACGCGCCTTTCCCTTCCCGTACGGCCTCTCCCCAGAAGACCTGGGTTCAGACGACGAGCCGACGGATCAGGAGATCCTAAACTACATGCGTCGGCTGAACCCGGAGGGGCTGCCTGTGGGTCTCGAACCGCCGGACAAGCTGGTACGCAAACGGCGCTCGCAGATGCCCCAGGAGTGTCCCGTCTGTCACAAGATTATCCACGGGGCGGGCAAGCTACCTCGTCACATGCGGACCCACACCGGGGAGAAGCCCTTCGCCTGTGACGTGTGTGGCGTCCGTTTTACCAG gAACGACAAACTCAAGATCCACATGCGCAAACACACCGGCGAACGCCCCTATTCCTGCCCGCACTGCGCGGCGCGCTTCCTGCACAGCTACGACCTGAAAAACCACCTCCACTTGCACACGGGTGCCCGCCCCTACGAGTGCTGCCTCTGCCACAAGGCCTTCGCCAAGGACGACCACCTCCAGCGCCACCTGAAGGGCCAGAACTGCCTGGAAGTTCGGACCAGGCGCCGGCGGAGGGGCCCTGACCCGGAGAGTGATTCCCTGGCACCCGCCGGCATCCCTCTGCCCTCTGCTCCACTCAGCTTGACAAACGGCCGCGCGGAGGAGCTGCACCACTACTGGCCCACGGGGGCGGCCCCCATATCGCCCGcccccaaagaggaagaggaggaggaagaggaggaagaaggggccATCGAGGGGTTACAGAGCGACGTCCCGATGGCAGAGGTCCAGACGGCGTGA